GCAGCCGGTCACCGCCAGGCCCAGTGCGCACGCGAACATCGCGGCGGCGGTCAGCTTCGTCATCGGTCGCAGGGTCGAAGTCATGGATTCCACGCTATGGGAGAATCGCCCGGGTGACCACCAGTGAATTCGTCCGGCGCGCCACTCTCGACGGGACCGCGGGACGGACCGGCACCATCGTCACCCCGCACGGGGAGATCCACACGCCGGCGTTCATCCCGGTCGGCACCAAGGCCAGCGTCAAGACCGTGACGCCCGAATCGGTCGCCGCGCTGGGCGCGCAGGCCGTGCTCGCGAACGCCTACCACCTGTACCTGCAGCCGGGGCCGGAGATCATCGATCAGGCCGGTGGCCTGGGCCGATTCATGAACTGGCCGGGCCCCACCTACACCGACAGCGGCGGCTTCCAGGTGATGAGCCTCGGCGTCGGCTTCAAGAAGGTCATCTCGATGGACGTCGAGGGGAGCCAGGACGACGCCGCCATCGCGCCCGGCAAGGAACGACTCGCCAACGTCGACGACGACGGAGTGACGTTCAAGTCACACCTGGACGGGTCGCGGCATCGGTTCACCCCCGAGGTGTCCATGCGGATCCAGCACCAGCTCGGCGCGGACATCATCTTCGCGTTCGACGAACTGACCACCCTGATGAACACCCGCGGGTATCAGGAGGAGTCGCTGGAACGCACCCGGCAGTGGGCGATCCGCTGCCTGGCCGAGCACAACCGGCTGTCCGTCGAGCGTTCGCATCGGCCGCAGCAGGCGCTCTGGGGAGTCGTGCAGGGGGCGCAGTACGAGGATCTGCGCCGCAAGGCGACGCGCGACCTCGTCGAACTGTCCCGGATCGACCGCGACAACGGCGGCAAGGGCTTCGGCGGCTACGGCATCGGCGGTGCGCTGGAGAAGGCGAACCTCGGCACCATCGTCGGCTGGGTCACCGACGAGTTGCCCGACGACGCCCCGCGCCACCTCCTCGGCATCAGCGAGCCCGACGACATCTTCACCGCGATCGAGAACGGCGCCGACACCTTCGACTGCGTCTCGCCGACCCGGGTGGCCCGCAACGGCGCCATCTATTCCTTCGACGGCCGCTACAACATCACCAACGCCAAGTACCGCAACGACTTCTCGCCGCTCGACGCCGAACTCGACAACTACTCGACTCAGTACACCCGCGCCTACCTGCACCATCTGTTCCGGGCGAAGGAGGGGCTGGCGTCCACGCTGGCGACGCTGCACAACCTGAGCTTCACGGTGACCCTGGTCGACCGTGCCCGGCAGGCCATCGAGGACGGCACCTACTTCGAGTACCGCGACGAGTTCTTGCGCCGGTACTACGCGGGAACGCGCCGGAACGACTGAGTCCGCTTTCGCCAGGCCGAGCCCGTCCGCCGGCTGAGCCCGTCCGCCGGCTGAGCCCCGTCGAAGCCCCGCAAACTGCCGAATCGGGCCTCGCAGTGAAGCCTGATTCGGCACTCTGCGCGCGGACGGCGGCGCGCTGTGCCGAACAAGCCGTGCCGAACAACCCGTCGTTTGCAGGCAATAGCGTCCGCCGCTCGGCGTACGATTCCCCGCGTGAGCAGCCCTCAGTCCGGCGACGGGTCCGTCGGAGACGTCCCACGCACCCTCGCCGACCTCGCCCGATCGCAGCCATTGCCGCCGCCCGAGATCGCGCGAATGCTCGGGGAGGTCGCCCAGGCGCTCGACGGCGCCGGGGCGCGCGGGGAGGTCTACCGGTCGGTGCGGCCGGAGAACATCACGGTCGACGCGGCCGGTCGTGCCGCGCTGGTCTCGCCGCCGCCCGACACGGCGGAGGGGTCGCTGGACGCCGTCGTCTTCGCTTCCCCGGAACAACTGCGCGGCCGGCCGCTCGATCCGCGCTCGGATCAGTATTCGCTGGCCGCCACCGCGTTCGCACTGCTCACCGGCACGCCGCCGTATGCGGGGTCGTCGTCGACGGCGATCGTGCTGGCCCACGGGCAAGACCCGATCCCCTCGGCCGCCGTCCGGAATCCGCAGCTGCCGCCGGCCGCGGACCCGGTCTTCTACCGCGCGTTGGCGAAGAATCCGGCGGAGCGTTTTCCGGATAGCAGGTCGTTCACGGCGGCGCTGCGGGCCGCGATCGAGGGCGTGTCTGCCGCGGTGCCCGGCACTCCGGCGCAGCACCCGGGTGCGCCCGCGGCACCGGAGGCGCGGCGGCGGTCCAAGGTACCGCTGCTCGTCGGAGCACTGATCGC
The nucleotide sequence above comes from Gordonia sp. PP30. Encoded proteins:
- the tgt gene encoding tRNA guanosine(34) transglycosylase Tgt yields the protein MTTSEFVRRATLDGTAGRTGTIVTPHGEIHTPAFIPVGTKASVKTVTPESVAALGAQAVLANAYHLYLQPGPEIIDQAGGLGRFMNWPGPTYTDSGGFQVMSLGVGFKKVISMDVEGSQDDAAIAPGKERLANVDDDGVTFKSHLDGSRHRFTPEVSMRIQHQLGADIIFAFDELTTLMNTRGYQEESLERTRQWAIRCLAEHNRLSVERSHRPQQALWGVVQGAQYEDLRRKATRDLVELSRIDRDNGGKGFGGYGIGGALEKANLGTIVGWVTDELPDDAPRHLLGISEPDDIFTAIENGADTFDCVSPTRVARNGAIYSFDGRYNITNAKYRNDFSPLDAELDNYSTQYTRAYLHHLFRAKEGLASTLATLHNLSFTVTLVDRARQAIEDGTYFEYRDEFLRRYYAGTRRND